The Austwickia sp. genome includes a region encoding these proteins:
- a CDS encoding metal-sensitive transcriptional regulator, whose product MRHKQDYLKRLRRIEGQARGLQRMVEEEKYCIDILTQISAMTRALQSVSLGLLEDHLGHCVLHAAAAGGPEAEDKIAEAAEAIARLVRS is encoded by the coding sequence ATGCGCCACAAGCAGGACTACCTCAAACGGCTGCGGCGCATCGAGGGCCAGGCCCGCGGGCTGCAGCGGATGGTCGAGGAGGAGAAGTACTGCATCGACATCCTCACCCAGATCTCCGCGATGACCCGCGCCCTGCAGTCGGTGTCGCTGGGGCTGTTGGAGGACCACCTCGGCCACTGCGTCCTCCACGCGGCCGCCGCGGGCGGTCCCGAGGCCGAGGACAAGATCGCCGAGGCCGCCGAGGCCATCGCCCGATTGGTGCGCTCATGA
- a CDS encoding alpha/beta hydrolase, with the protein MRARTSVGGVTPRPLLVLLPGTRFDAREWDGYAERIPEADLVPLDLPGHGTRAGQPYSSEAALAVVKEALAAPGARGRPVVLAGHSLGGYVAAAYAHRHPRALAGLVIIGATADPSRHPLLVHTYLGFARLLPIVGAERMAVLANATLRRLGLAAHDIPDATGYAVTPQAWAAVVEEARADQLTEVTCPAYLVAGQFDQLRIDIRRYARACRDGRVRIIPRASHLAPLTHRDEVAAVLREAAIAAGPLAP; encoded by the coding sequence CTGCGGGCGCGCACTAGCGTGGGCGGCGTGACCCCTCGGCCGCTCCTCGTGTTGCTGCCCGGCACACGCTTCGACGCCCGCGAGTGGGACGGCTACGCCGAGCGGATCCCCGAGGCGGACCTGGTGCCCCTCGACCTGCCGGGGCACGGCACCAGGGCCGGGCAGCCGTACAGCTCCGAGGCGGCGCTGGCCGTGGTCAAGGAGGCGCTGGCGGCGCCGGGCGCGCGGGGCCGTCCGGTGGTTCTGGCCGGGCACAGCCTGGGCGGGTACGTCGCGGCGGCGTACGCGCACCGCCACCCCCGCGCGCTGGCCGGACTGGTGATCATCGGGGCCACGGCGGACCCCTCCCGGCACCCGCTGCTCGTGCACACCTACCTGGGCTTCGCTCGCCTGCTCCCGATCGTCGGCGCGGAGCGGATGGCGGTGCTGGCCAATGCGACGCTGCGCCGGCTGGGGCTGGCGGCGCACGACATCCCGGACGCGACCGGGTACGCCGTGACGCCGCAGGCCTGGGCCGCCGTCGTCGAGGAGGCCCGCGCCGACCAGCTCACCGAGGTGACCTGCCCGGCGTACCTGGTGGCGGGCCAGTTCGACCAGCTGCGCATCGACATCAGGCGCTACGCGCGCGCGTGCCGCGACGGCCGCGTCCGGATCATCCCGCGGGCCTCGCACCTGGCGCCGCTCACCCATCGCGACGAGGTCGCGGCGGTGCTGCGCGAGGCAGCGATTGCCGCGGGTCCCCTTGCGCCCTAG
- a CDS encoding tannase/feruloyl esterase family alpha/beta hydrolase, translated as MRPNRVLSLAAAAALVAAPAVTVTNPALAANAPAGAAGLPVPCADLRGASVPADRIGLPTTGARVSSAEVVAATATQPEYCRVLGAIHPVDPAAPAIQFQVNLPAAWNGRTMLFGGGGYNGTIARGDGQVPAGSPTVPTPLAAGYATYGSDSGHQAGPAGSRDGSFGRNDEALRNFGGDALKKTNDVAQALVKQRYGAGPTFRYVAGGSTGGREALLAVSRWPGDYEGAIVLYPAWDAISLDLKFGEMTRQLAKPGAYPTQQDRQLLLDAVLATCDGLDGLSDGIVSNQKRCDQVFDPTKARVGQTRLRCPAGKDRGPGCLSDAKIESFEVINAPLDYGYRLASGERSYPGFTTWGTDFGVKAATPVAAVVTDLALGTKQPVSPMPVVGPAGTNPPYGSTFWDEFVRHLVTRDPAFDALWLDPAAPGRWQRRIQEVSAIGEVTSDNIANLGAFAARGGKILMAHGVHDALVSNRASQAFVGRVTDRLGAATTAGFLRYYEIPGYGHAVSNRFTAQWDSLAALTAWVENVTPPGPQVVGDRNGTGALRTRPLCAWPSWPRYVGGDPTTAASFQCAAS; from the coding sequence ATGCGCCCGAATCGTGTGCTGTCGTTGGCGGCCGCGGCCGCCCTCGTCGCCGCCCCGGCCGTCACCGTGACGAACCCAGCGCTCGCCGCGAATGCGCCAGCGGGAGCCGCCGGACTGCCGGTGCCGTGCGCCGACCTGCGGGGCGCCAGCGTCCCCGCCGACCGCATCGGCCTGCCCACGACGGGCGCGCGGGTGAGCTCGGCCGAGGTGGTGGCGGCGACCGCGACGCAGCCCGAGTACTGCCGGGTCCTCGGCGCCATCCACCCCGTCGACCCGGCGGCGCCGGCGATCCAGTTCCAGGTCAACCTGCCCGCCGCGTGGAACGGCCGCACCATGCTGTTCGGCGGGGGCGGCTACAACGGGACCATCGCCCGAGGCGACGGACAGGTCCCCGCCGGGTCCCCGACGGTGCCCACTCCGCTGGCCGCCGGCTACGCGACGTACGGTTCTGACTCCGGCCACCAGGCCGGCCCCGCGGGCAGCCGCGACGGTTCGTTCGGCCGTAATGACGAGGCGCTGCGCAACTTCGGCGGGGACGCACTCAAGAAGACCAACGACGTCGCGCAGGCGCTGGTCAAGCAGCGGTACGGCGCCGGGCCGACGTTCCGGTACGTCGCCGGCGGCTCCACCGGCGGCCGCGAGGCGCTGCTGGCGGTTAGTCGCTGGCCGGGCGATTACGAGGGCGCCATCGTCCTCTATCCGGCCTGGGACGCCATCTCCCTGGACCTGAAGTTCGGCGAGATGACCCGCCAGCTCGCCAAGCCCGGCGCCTACCCCACCCAGCAGGATCGACAGCTGCTTCTGGACGCCGTCCTGGCGACCTGTGATGGCCTGGACGGGCTCAGCGACGGGATCGTGTCCAACCAGAAGCGCTGCGACCAGGTCTTCGACCCGACCAAGGCGCGCGTCGGCCAGACCCGGCTGCGCTGCCCGGCCGGGAAGGACCGCGGACCCGGCTGCCTCTCCGACGCGAAGATCGAGTCCTTCGAGGTCATCAACGCGCCGCTGGACTACGGCTACCGCCTGGCCTCGGGGGAGCGGTCCTATCCCGGCTTCACGACCTGGGGCACCGACTTCGGCGTCAAGGCCGCGACCCCCGTCGCCGCGGTGGTCACCGACCTGGCACTCGGGACCAAGCAGCCCGTCTCCCCCATGCCCGTCGTCGGCCCGGCGGGCACCAACCCGCCGTACGGCTCGACGTTCTGGGACGAGTTCGTGCGCCACCTGGTGACGCGCGACCCGGCGTTCGACGCGCTGTGGCTCGATCCGGCCGCGCCGGGCCGCTGGCAGCGCCGCATCCAGGAGGTCTCCGCGATCGGCGAGGTGACCAGCGACAACATCGCTAACCTCGGGGCCTTCGCGGCCCGCGGCGGCAAGATCCTGATGGCGCACGGCGTCCACGACGCGCTGGTCAGCAACCGGGCGAGCCAGGCCTTCGTCGGGCGGGTGACCGACCGCCTCGGCGCCGCGACGACGGCGGGCTTCCTGCGGTACTACGAGATCCCCGGCTACGGGCACGCCGTGAGCAACCGGTTCACCGCCCAATGGGACTCGCTGGCGGCGCTCACCGCGTGGGTCGAGAACGTGACCCCGCCCGGGCCGCAGGTGGTCGGGGACCGGAACGGGACCGGTGCCCTGCGGACGCGCCCCCTGTGTGCGTGGCCGAGTTGGCCGCGGTACGTCGGGGGCGACCCGACAACCGCCGCGTCCTTCCAGTGCGCGGCGTCCTGA
- a CDS encoding endonuclease/exonuclease/phosphatase family protein, giving the protein MATDLGVLALNLAAPTPAAARGLLEYLWARDEQVLVLSEVSRGEGSRLVLEVCRAAGYVVAVAPMQGRDRGVAVVVRDPGLSVGAAAYPSGPRVVRVPAGPVVVIGVYGAASDPVRYSSAAQRERKRAWLRDFVGLAEAAAADPGPLLVAGDLNIVDPDDREGLPYVLLEERDAYERLIAAGLVDAYRVAALGGGGAGGSSGTRGSPRTVGNPGTGGCPGTGGIPSTGGSHVTWVDHSGVGCRYDHALGRGLDVLAAQIDHHPREQGLTDHSALAVWLRAH; this is encoded by the coding sequence GTGGCGACTGACCTCGGCGTCCTGGCGCTGAACCTCGCGGCGCCGACCCCGGCCGCGGCGCGGGGCCTGCTGGAGTACCTCTGGGCCCGCGACGAGCAGGTCCTCGTGCTGAGCGAGGTGAGCCGCGGCGAGGGATCCCGGCTGGTGCTGGAGGTCTGTCGCGCGGCGGGGTACGTGGTCGCCGTCGCCCCCATGCAGGGGCGGGACCGCGGGGTCGCGGTCGTGGTCCGCGACCCCGGCCTCTCGGTGGGCGCGGCGGCGTACCCGTCCGGCCCGCGGGTGGTCCGGGTGCCGGCGGGGCCGGTCGTCGTCATCGGGGTGTACGGCGCCGCCAGCGACCCGGTCCGCTACAGCTCCGCCGCGCAGCGGGAGCGCAAACGCGCCTGGCTGCGGGACTTCGTGGGGTTGGCCGAAGCGGCCGCGGCCGATCCGGGGCCGCTGCTGGTGGCCGGCGACCTCAACATCGTCGACCCGGACGACCGGGAGGGGCTGCCCTACGTTCTGCTGGAGGAGCGGGACGCCTATGAGCGGCTGATCGCCGCCGGGCTCGTCGACGCCTACCGCGTCGCCGCGTTAGGTGGCGGCGGGGCGGGTGGCAGCAGCGGGACGCGTGGCAGTCCAAGGACGGTTGGCAACCCCGGAACCGGCGGCTGCCCCGGAACCGGCGGCATCCCGTCGACCGGCGGCAGCCATGTGACGTGGGTGGATCACTCGGGGGTGGGGTGCCGCTACGACCACGCGCTGGGGCGGGGCCTGGACGTGCTCGCCGCGCAGATCGACCACCATCCTCGCGAGCAGGGGCTCACCGACCACTCGGCGCTGGCCGTCTGGCTGCGCGCCCACTGA
- a CDS encoding acyltransferase: MEEQFYVFFPALLALAWVGPRGDVRRAGSGRFGRRGGVVAVGVVGALSFAAALWGASGRPAPGPDVLLGFYSPFTRAWEFAVGALVALTPVPRLLGRGSAATLLGALGMAAVLLSLGVIGAGTPWPGPVTLLPVLGTAAVIAAGADARGARNIVTLALSTPAAVTVGNWSYSLYLWHWPFVVAATMLWPHRTGASLVAAVLSVLPAVASYRLLEQPLRRDPRLGGRRLARTIAVATVPPVLLAAGLYVGSGRGWWSPTVRQYVDAVATPHAGRERGCDQRVPLAQVGPECTWGVEAPGAPLYLLGDSNADHFSEAVIGAGRVLGRPVTVATTNACPFLDVAFLDDRPEWASRNAACARYVQETLTAASTVRPGTIVLANSDVHGDKPEIAMGPSGGALSHDAAAKGVALREGLARTIRSLRAAGHRVLVVQSTPKWVGAHAWTPDACTTVGVLTGSCRSSMTVADAEAQQGMARSAVREAVASAGAPSAGVASARADAGEGAAVAEWDTWAQLCPDGVCATHAGDLLRYRDASHLSVAQSTLLTDPLVARLQVLR, encoded by the coding sequence GTGGAAGAACAGTTCTACGTGTTCTTCCCCGCGCTGCTCGCGCTCGCCTGGGTGGGCCCGCGGGGCGACGTCCGTCGTGCAGGGTCGGGGCGGTTCGGCCGGCGCGGGGGCGTGGTCGCCGTCGGGGTGGTCGGGGCGCTGTCGTTCGCCGCGGCACTGTGGGGCGCCTCCGGCCGGCCCGCGCCGGGCCCCGATGTCCTCCTCGGCTTCTACAGCCCGTTCACCCGGGCGTGGGAGTTCGCCGTCGGAGCGCTGGTGGCGCTCACCCCTGTGCCGCGCCTTCTCGGCCGCGGTTCGGCGGCCACCCTCCTCGGCGCGCTCGGCATGGCGGCCGTGCTGCTGTCGCTGGGGGTCATCGGCGCGGGCACGCCGTGGCCGGGTCCGGTCACGCTGCTGCCGGTGCTGGGCACGGCCGCCGTGATCGCGGCCGGGGCCGACGCCCGCGGAGCACGCAACATCGTCACCCTCGCCCTGTCTACGCCGGCGGCTGTGACGGTGGGGAACTGGTCGTATTCGCTCTATCTCTGGCACTGGCCGTTCGTCGTGGCGGCCACGATGCTGTGGCCGCATCGCACCGGCGCCAGCCTGGTCGCCGCCGTGTTGTCGGTGCTCCCGGCCGTCGCGTCGTACCGCCTCCTCGAGCAACCCCTGCGGCGCGATCCCCGGCTCGGGGGGCGACGCCTCGCGCGGACGATCGCGGTCGCGACCGTCCCCCCGGTCCTGCTGGCGGCAGGACTGTACGTCGGGAGCGGCCGCGGCTGGTGGTCGCCGACGGTGCGGCAGTACGTCGACGCGGTGGCGACGCCGCATGCGGGTCGAGAGCGCGGGTGTGACCAGCGGGTGCCGTTGGCGCAGGTAGGCCCGGAGTGCACCTGGGGCGTCGAAGCGCCCGGCGCGCCGCTCTATCTCCTGGGCGACAGCAACGCCGACCACTTCAGTGAGGCGGTCATCGGGGCCGGGCGCGTGCTCGGTCGACCGGTGACGGTCGCGACGACCAACGCCTGTCCGTTCTTGGACGTGGCATTCCTCGACGACCGCCCCGAGTGGGCGTCGCGCAATGCCGCCTGTGCCCGCTACGTCCAGGAGACCCTGACCGCGGCCTCAACGGTTCGACCGGGCACGATCGTGCTCGCGAACAGCGACGTGCACGGGGACAAGCCCGAGATCGCGATGGGCCCGTCGGGCGGCGCCCTGAGCCACGACGCGGCGGCCAAGGGCGTCGCGCTGAGGGAGGGACTCGCTCGGACCATCCGCAGCCTGCGCGCCGCGGGCCACCGGGTCCTGGTCGTCCAGAGCACGCCCAAGTGGGTGGGCGCGCACGCCTGGACGCCCGATGCCTGCACGACGGTCGGCGTCCTGACCGGATCCTGCCGATCGTCGATGACGGTTGCCGACGCCGAGGCCCAGCAGGGCATGGCGCGGTCCGCCGTCCGGGAGGCCGTCGCCTCGGCAGGTGCCCCTTCTGCCGGCGTCGCCTCTGCGCGCGCCGATGCAGGAGAAGGCGCCGCGGTGGCGGAGTGGGACACCTGGGCGCAGCTCTGCCCCGATGGCGTCTGCGCGACGCACGCGGGTGACCTGCTGCGCTATCGGGACGCCTCGCACCTCAGCGTGGCCCAGTCCACCCTGCTTACGGACCCGCTGGTGGCGCGGCTCCAGGTCTTGCGCTGA
- a CDS encoding catalase, with the protein MSPEISTNSPRPDDSGVSRRRVLQGAAVSAGLAVAATTVAPKAKAAAAVNSAVPAAAAGLPLDDTSYVAGGDRMTTNQGVPLSTDENTLKAGSRGPSLLEDFAFREKITHFDHERVPERAVHARGAGAHGVFTLSKSLDAFTSAKVLTEVGVDVPVFVRFSTVNGSRGSADTVRDARGFATKFYTSEGNWDIVGNNIPVFFIQDAIKFPDLVHSFKPQPAREIPQASTAHDNFWDFISLAPETMHMVMWAMSDRAIPRSFRMMDGAAVHTFRLVKGGKATFVKFHWRPKLGVHSLIWDESNKVMAADPDFHRRDLADAIAAGAKPQWDLAVQLLAEGDVGKLGVDVLDPTKLWPEESVPLQVVGTMTLDRNPSNFFEETEQVAFCPSHIVPGIDITEDPLLQGRLFSYLDTQVNRFNSANFAQLPINRPRANVNNFQQDGYMRYDNRDGDVNYSPNSLGAQVPAKNGFVSYPGVLSGGKTRERSETFGDHFSQARMFYVSLADWEQLHIVQAFQFELTKVMSADVRKRVLTLLANVDADLTKKVADYLGLPAPAGKPNTSVQPSPSLSMAKQPSSAATRKVAVLVSDDVKESDVKAVQDALKAAGATWEVIGTHLGPQNEAKGVVATQTYDTTMSVLYDAVFVPGGQKGRALLSNGKAVHFIEEAFAHFKPLAVAGETKDMGRVAAKKETPGVFVGADGAAVAKDFVAGLATGRYWNRDVSAVS; encoded by the coding sequence ATGTCTCCTGAGATTTCGACGAATTCCCCACGCCCCGACGATTCCGGCGTCTCCCGCCGCCGGGTGCTCCAAGGCGCCGCGGTCAGCGCCGGCCTAGCGGTGGCCGCCACCACGGTGGCACCGAAGGCGAAGGCCGCCGCCGCGGTCAACTCCGCCGTACCTGCCGCGGCCGCCGGGCTCCCCCTGGACGACACGTCGTACGTCGCAGGCGGTGACCGCATGACGACGAACCAAGGCGTGCCCCTGTCCACCGACGAGAACACCCTCAAGGCCGGCAGCCGCGGGCCCTCGCTCCTCGAGGACTTCGCCTTCCGGGAGAAGATCACCCACTTCGACCACGAGCGGGTGCCCGAGCGGGCCGTCCACGCCCGCGGCGCCGGGGCCCATGGCGTCTTCACGCTCAGCAAGTCACTCGACGCGTTCACCTCCGCGAAGGTGCTGACCGAAGTGGGCGTCGACGTACCGGTCTTCGTCCGCTTCTCCACCGTGAACGGCTCGCGGGGCTCGGCGGACACCGTCCGCGACGCGCGAGGCTTCGCGACGAAGTTCTACACCTCCGAAGGCAACTGGGACATCGTCGGCAACAACATCCCGGTGTTCTTCATCCAGGACGCGATCAAGTTCCCCGACCTCGTCCATTCCTTCAAGCCCCAGCCCGCGCGCGAGATCCCGCAGGCCAGTACGGCGCACGACAACTTCTGGGATTTCATCTCGCTGGCCCCGGAGACCATGCACATGGTCATGTGGGCGATGTCGGACCGGGCCATCCCGCGGAGCTTCCGGATGATGGACGGTGCGGCCGTCCACACGTTCCGCCTGGTCAAGGGCGGCAAGGCCACGTTCGTGAAGTTCCACTGGCGGCCCAAGCTCGGCGTTCATTCGCTCATCTGGGACGAATCCAACAAGGTCATGGCGGCCGACCCCGACTTCCACCGGCGGGACCTGGCCGACGCCATTGCGGCGGGCGCCAAGCCGCAGTGGGATCTCGCGGTCCAACTGCTGGCCGAAGGGGACGTGGGCAAGCTGGGCGTCGACGTGCTCGATCCGACCAAGCTCTGGCCTGAGGAGAGCGTGCCGCTCCAGGTCGTGGGGACCATGACCCTGGACCGCAACCCGAGCAACTTCTTCGAGGAGACCGAACAGGTCGCGTTCTGCCCCAGCCACATCGTGCCGGGCATCGACATCACGGAGGACCCGCTGCTGCAGGGTCGCCTGTTCTCCTACCTGGACACCCAGGTCAACCGCTTCAACAGCGCGAACTTCGCCCAGCTGCCGATCAACCGGCCCCGGGCCAATGTCAACAACTTCCAGCAAGACGGCTACATGCGGTATGACAACCGCGACGGCGACGTGAACTACTCGCCCAATTCCCTGGGTGCCCAGGTGCCGGCCAAGAACGGGTTCGTCAGCTATCCGGGGGTGCTGTCGGGCGGGAAGACCCGCGAGCGCAGCGAGACCTTCGGCGACCACTTCAGCCAGGCGCGGATGTTCTACGTCAGCCTCGCCGACTGGGAGCAGCTGCACATCGTCCAGGCCTTCCAGTTCGAACTCACCAAGGTCATGTCGGCGGACGTGCGCAAGCGCGTGCTCACGTTGCTGGCCAACGTCGACGCAGACCTGACCAAGAAGGTGGCGGACTACCTCGGCTTGCCCGCCCCCGCCGGCAAGCCGAACACCTCGGTGCAGCCCTCCCCCTCGCTGAGCATGGCCAAGCAGCCGTCCTCCGCCGCGACCCGCAAGGTGGCCGTCCTGGTCAGCGACGACGTCAAGGAGTCCGACGTCAAGGCCGTGCAGGACGCGTTGAAGGCGGCAGGCGCGACCTGGGAGGTCATCGGCACCCACCTCGGTCCCCAGAACGAGGCCAAGGGGGTCGTTGCGACGCAGACCTACGACACGACGATGTCCGTCCTCTACGACGCGGTCTTCGTCCCCGGCGGTCAGAAGGGCCGAGCCCTGCTCAGCAATGGCAAGGCCGTGCACTTCATCGAGGAGGCCTTCGCGCACTTCAAGCCCCTCGCGGTCGCCGGCGAGACGAAGGACATGGGCCGGGTCGCGGCGAAGAAGGAGACTCCCGGGGTCTTCGTCGGCGCCGACGGCGCGGCGGTCGCGAAGGACTTCGTGGCCGGTCTGGCCACGGGACGCTACTGGAATCGGGACGTCTCCGCCGTCTCGTGA
- a CDS encoding ankyrin repeat domain-containing protein: protein MARLLHTITLCTTRLRPRGRSRAPSTAATRGPGVGEPSGGYAQVVTNEPTELSEAELDVLAQAFDLARTGHLGLLDVIDRGLPVNLTNHKGDTLLILAMYHRNVDLVRGLLARGADTERRNDRGQTALGCAVFVQSQDGVRALLEAGADPDGGGPSAREIASHFDLGAMRALLDEH, encoded by the coding sequence ATGGCTCGATTGTTGCACACGATTACCTTGTGCACAACTCGATTGCGTCCTAGAGGCCGAAGCCGGGCGCCGAGCACTGCAGCGACGAGGGGTCCCGGGGTTGGCGAGCCGTCGGGTGGGTACGCCCAGGTCGTGACCAACGAACCCACCGAACTCTCCGAGGCGGAGCTGGACGTCCTTGCCCAGGCCTTCGACCTGGCCCGCACCGGGCACCTCGGCCTTCTCGACGTCATCGACCGGGGCTTGCCCGTCAACCTGACCAACCACAAGGGCGACACGCTGCTGATCCTGGCGATGTATCACCGCAACGTGGACCTCGTCCGTGGCCTGCTGGCGCGCGGGGCCGACACCGAACGGCGCAATGACCGGGGCCAAACCGCCCTCGGTTGCGCGGTCTTCGTGCAGTCGCAGGACGGCGTCCGGGCCCTGTTGGAGGCGGGCGCCGACCCCGACGGAGGGGGGCCCTCCGCCCGCGAGATCGCCTCCCACTTCGACCTTGGGGCGATGCGCGCGCTGCTGGACGAGCACTGA
- a CDS encoding MarR family transcriptional regulator, which produces MDAELTLDNQLCFALNAAARAAAGAYRSALGELGLTYPQFLVLLALWEADGQSVSELGDRVRLDSGTLSPLLRRLAEAGMVERRRSSSDERRVTIHLTDAGRDLQPRVADVQRQLYRRLDMTPEEIATLRSLARRFYAASDH; this is translated from the coding sequence ATGGACGCCGAGCTGACCCTGGACAACCAGCTCTGCTTCGCGCTCAATGCCGCCGCGCGCGCCGCGGCGGGGGCCTATCGGTCGGCGCTCGGGGAGCTGGGTCTGACGTACCCTCAGTTCCTCGTGCTCTTGGCCCTCTGGGAAGCCGATGGCCAGAGCGTGTCTGAGTTGGGTGACCGCGTGCGCCTCGACAGCGGCACCCTGTCGCCCCTGCTCCGCCGCCTTGCCGAGGCGGGGATGGTGGAGCGTCGCCGCAGTAGCAGCGACGAGCGGCGGGTGACGATTCACCTGACCGACGCCGGGCGTGACCTGCAGCCACGCGTGGCTGACGTGCAGCGCCAGCTCTACCGCCGGCTCGACATGACACCCGAGGAGATCGCGACGCTGCGCTCCCTCGCCCGGCGGTTCTACGCCGCCAGCGACCACTGA
- a CDS encoding organic hydroperoxide resistance protein, whose translation MKPVYTAQALATGAGRNGRTRTPDGRIDLQLAIPTEMGGSGDGANPEQLFAAGYAACFHSALQLVARQAKVDLGESSVGAAVGIGPNDAGGFALTVALEVIVPDLPHEQAQALADQAHQVCPYSNATRGNIDVTVTVAQD comes from the coding sequence ATGAAACCCGTCTACACCGCGCAGGCTCTGGCCACCGGAGCCGGCCGCAACGGCCGCACCCGCACCCCCGACGGACGCATCGACCTTCAGCTCGCCATCCCCACCGAGATGGGGGGCAGCGGCGACGGCGCCAACCCCGAGCAGCTGTTCGCGGCCGGCTATGCCGCCTGCTTCCACTCGGCCCTGCAGCTCGTCGCGCGCCAGGCCAAGGTCGACCTCGGCGAGTCCAGCGTCGGTGCCGCCGTCGGCATCGGCCCGAACGACGCGGGCGGGTTCGCCCTGACCGTCGCCCTCGAGGTGATCGTCCCCGACCTGCCCCACGAGCAGGCCCAGGCCCTGGCCGACCAGGCGCACCAGGTCTGCCCCTATTCCAACGCCACCCGCGGCAACATCGACGTGACCGTCACTGTCGCGCAGGACTGA
- a CDS encoding NADP-dependent oxidoreductase — protein sequence MSTPTSSRQIVLAERPTGWPTQDTFRTESVDLPDLAPDQVLVRNLVMSVDPYMRGRMNDVKSYIPPFQIDAPLDGGAVGEVIASTSDALPVGSTVLHGLGWREHAIVPASSATAVDVDVAPASAYLGVLGMPGLTAYAGLLAAGEFQPGDAVFASGAAGAVGSLVGQIAKLKGASRVVGSAGSPAKVARLLDLGFDAAFDYHDGPVVDRLREASPDGIDVYFDNVGGDHLEAALTRLNVDGRVAMCGAIAQYNDATPRAAPRNLALAIGKRLTLRGFVVAKYAGMRGEFVADMSGWLAGGQIRYDETFRDGLDAAPTAFLEMMRGANRGKMLVRL from the coding sequence ATGAGCACCCCCACCAGCAGCCGTCAGATCGTCCTCGCCGAGCGGCCCACCGGCTGGCCCACGCAGGACACCTTCCGCACCGAGAGCGTCGACCTCCCCGACCTGGCGCCGGACCAGGTCCTGGTTCGCAACCTGGTCATGTCGGTCGACCCCTACATGCGCGGCCGGATGAACGACGTGAAGTCCTACATCCCGCCCTTCCAGATCGATGCCCCGCTCGACGGGGGCGCCGTCGGGGAGGTCATCGCCTCCACCAGCGACGCCCTGCCCGTCGGCAGCACCGTCCTGCACGGCCTCGGCTGGCGCGAGCACGCCATCGTGCCCGCGTCCTCGGCCACCGCCGTCGACGTCGACGTGGCCCCCGCTTCGGCGTACCTCGGAGTCCTCGGCATGCCCGGGCTGACCGCCTACGCGGGCCTGCTCGCCGCCGGCGAATTCCAGCCGGGCGACGCGGTGTTCGCGTCCGGCGCCGCCGGTGCGGTCGGCTCGCTCGTCGGCCAGATCGCCAAACTCAAGGGAGCCTCCCGGGTCGTCGGCAGCGCCGGTTCGCCCGCCAAGGTGGCGCGGCTGCTCGACCTCGGCTTCGACGCCGCGTTCGACTACCACGACGGCCCGGTCGTCGACCGGCTGCGCGAGGCGTCGCCCGACGGCATCGACGTCTACTTCGACAACGTCGGCGGCGACCACCTTGAGGCCGCCCTGACCAGGCTCAACGTGGACGGTCGGGTCGCCATGTGCGGCGCCATCGCGCAGTACAACGACGCCACCCCGCGCGCCGCGCCGCGCAACCTGGCCCTCGCCATCGGCAAGCGGCTCACGTTGCGCGGGTTCGTGGTCGCCAAGTACGCCGGGATGCGCGGCGAGTTCGTCGCCGACATGTCCGGCTGGCTCGCGGGCGGGCAGATCCGGTACGACGAGACCTTCCGGGACGGCCTCGACGCGGCGCCGACCGCGTTCCTGGAGATGATGCGCGGCGCGAACAGGGGCAAGATGCTCGTCCGCCTCTGA